The Clostridium sporogenes region CTTTTCTAGTTGCCTAAATATTTATTTTTCCCTTGTACTTCTTTTCCTATTAATTTATGAAGCCAAATCCCCCCTATTTCAGAAGTATAACCTAAAATTGCTCCACAAAGCTATAATTACTCCTTGCCAATTTCCATTAACACCAAAGGTTGAACAACTTCCACAAAAGGTTCCAGGTATAAAAAATAACAATTCAAATCTTGCCTGTGCACACATTACAAAGGAAAATATTCCTGTCATTATAGCTCCTGCTAATGAAAAACCTAAATAACTAGATGTTATAATAATTAACATAGCCCATAAAACTCCAGTCATATTAGTAGCAACAGATTTTTTTAATCCTTGCAACTTACCACCAGTGGCATAATAACTTGTACATCCTATAAAACCTACCCAAGTTATTAGTCCAAAATTGGAACTTAACCATCTCCAAAGTCCAGACAAAATTCCTACACTTATTGAAATACACATTAATAAACTCATATTAGTTATACCTCCAAAGTACTGGCTGTATTTTTTATGTTCCTATGTTTTTTACATTTGTGTATTTTATCTATATTAAAGTATTACCTTTCTAGCTATTTCATCCTTTTTAAACTCTATTTCGCCTTTTGATATACACTGTACTGGACATACATTAGCACATAAATGACATCCTACACAGTTTTCTTTTTCTAATATAGGTTTTCTATTTTCAACATCCCACTTGATTGCTTGATGTCCACCATCATAGCAAGATATATAGCATCTTCCACATCCTACACAGTTTTCTTCATTAAATTTTGGGTACACAATATATCCTCTATCTAAATCCTCTGCTGGAATTATGTTTTTATTTGCTAATCCCACCATATCTTCTAATTTTTCAAATCCCTTTTCTTCCATATAATATGAAAGACCTTCTATCATATCTTCTACTATTCTATATCCATATTGCATTATAGCAGTAGTTACTTGTAAGTTTCTTGAACCTAATAATATAAATTCTGCAGCATCTTCCCAAGTTTCTATTCCACCGATGCCGCTTATTGGAATATCTTTAAGTCTTTCATCTGTAACAAGTTGTTGTATAAATCTTAAAGCTATTGGTTTTACTGCTTTTCCTGAATATCCTGAAATTGATGACTTTCCATTTACAATAGGATATCCTATAAATTTATTCAAATCTACTCCTGTAATACATTTAATTGTATTTATTGTAGCTATACCTGTTGCTCCACCTTCTATAGAAGCTATTGCTGGAACACTCATGTCCCCTATATTTGGAGTCATTTTAGCTAATATTGGAATATCAGTTCCTCTTCTTACTGCTTCACAATATTTTTTAACTAACTGTGGATTTTGTCCCACATCTGATCCCATAGCGCTACTGGTCATTTGTGGACATGAAAAATTGCATTCTATTATATCTGCTCCCACTTCTGTAACAAGCCTTGCAAGTTCTTTCCACTCTTCTTCATTTTGTCCCATGATTGAAGCTACTAAAACTTTATTTGGATAATTTTGTTTTAGTTTTTTCATAGCTTCTAAATTTTCTTCTAGTGAGTGTTCTGCTATTTGCTCCATATTTTTAAATCCTAAAAATGGAGCTCCTTCTTTTTCTAAATTCGTAAAACGTGGAGAAACTTCATTTGCAATAAAGAAACCTATAGTTTTAAATACTATACCTCCCCAACCAGTTTCTAAAGCTTTAGCACACATTTCATAACAGTTTCCTACTGGTGATGATGATAAGAAAAATGGATTTTCACACTTTACTCCACAAAATTCTATGGAAAGATCTCTTCTTTTCATTATCTTACACCTTCTTTCTTAGCTAATAAATATTTTACTATAGCCTTTGCCGCTTCTTTTCCTTCTTTCACAGCATTTACAACAGTTTTATCTCCTTCAATTATATCTCCTGAAGCAAAAATTCCTTCTATATTTGTACTATAATCTACAGTTTCAATTGTTCCCTTTTCATTAAATTCTACTGTTGTTACTTCCTTTGTTGCAGCTACTTCTTTTACTGCTTCTTTTAATTCTTTTATTTCTTCTGCTTCTTGTCCAATAGCAAATATAATCTTATCTACTGGAAGATTCAATTCTGAATCATCAAACATTCCTGTAGCTTTAAATCTAGCCACTTTTCCAGCTTGTCCAATTATTTCAGCTGGCTTTAATCCTGTAAATATCGGTATATTTAAATCTTGAGTATAAGTTATTTCTTTTCTATCAGCTGGCATTTTTTCTATAGTTCTTCTATAAACTATTTTCACATCCTCTGCTCCTAACAATTTAGCAGTTACAGCACAATCCATAGCTACATCTCCACCGCCTATAACTATAACTTTACTGCCAACTTCAACTTTTCCCTTAGAAGTTTTAACTTCTGCTAAAAAATCTGTTCCAGCAATAACTCCTTCTAAATCATTGCCTTTTATTTCCACATCTTTACTCTTTTGCATCCCTACTGCTACTAAAAATGCCTCAAAACCTTCTTTTCTAAGATCATCTATATTAACATCTCTTCCAACTTTACAGTTAGTTCTAAAATGGACACCTAAATTTTTTATGTATCCGATTTCATTTTCAACAACTGAGTGTGGAAGCCTATCTTCTGGTATTCCATAGGTTAACCATCCACCTAATTGATTTCTGGCTTCAAATACAGTAATTTTATACCCTTCTAAAGCTAATTCAGCAGCTGCTGCAAGTCCACTTGGACCTGAACCTATAATAGCTACTTTTTCTTTTGTAGCCTTTATAGCCTCTAAAGCTTTTATCCCTATTGATTGTTCATAATCTGTTAAATAACGTTGAAGTTTTCCTATTTGAATAGGTTTATCTATACCACACCTACTACAGGCTCCTTCACAATATTTATCTGTAGGACAGACTCTTGCACAGACCCCTCCTAGTATATTATTTTCACGAATTGTAGTTACAGCCCCCTTAAAATTTCTGAAACGTAATGAACGTATGAATTTTCCAGGGTCTGTACCTGCTGGACATGCCTTTGTACAGGGTGCATCATGACACAACAAACATCTTGATGCCTCTTCAATAGCTAGAAGAGGTGTAAACACTTCTTCTCTTTCTTTCATATAAATTAATTTATTTTCCAATCTTCTTCCTCCTTTATATTTAATATTTAAAGATTAATTGCAGTTATAACAATAGTTTAACAAAAAAAATAGACCATTTCTAACTTAGAAATGGTCTATTTCCATTATTTAAGACGAACCTAACCTCTGTGCCGTAATGTGGTAAATTTAACCATAATTTTACCCAAGATTTCGTCATTTTTTTAACAATCTCTATATATTTCTAAAAACTCCAAAATCTTCATTACAAAAATAGCACAGTTTAATTTTCTTTATTCTATTATTTAACCTATTTTATCAATTATTAACATTTGTTAACATTTCTCTTGATTTAAATATTATATTGTAATTTTTAATGAGATAAATATAATAATTCTTAATCAAACTTAAATTTTAAGTTGAAAACAACTTTATAAAAACCCTGTACAAAATTTATATATAATAATATAAAAATTTTCTGCAATTAACCTTTAATATTATCTATATAAAGGATGTACAAGGATTTTAACTGAATCATTAGCATCTATTTCATTAAGTTCTACTAAAATAGCTTCGCTTAATGAAGTAGGTATATTTTTACCAACATAATCTGGTCTTATTGGAAGCTCCCTATGACCCCTATCTACTAAGACAGCTAATTGAATTTTACCTGGTCTTCCATTATCAAATATTGCTTGTATAGCTGCTCTTACAGTTCTTCCAGTATAAATTACATCATCTACTAATATTATTTTTTTATCTTTAATATCTATATCTAATTTATTATTTTTAACTATTGGATCCTGTGATAACTCAGATAAATCATCTCTATATAGGGATATATCTAAAATCCCTACAGGAATATCTATACCTTCAAAGTTCTTTATATTCTCTGCAATTCTTTTAGCTATTGGTACTCCTCTTCTTTTTATTCCTACCAATATTATATCTTGTCCACCTTTATTCTTCTCTATTATTTCATGAGAGATTCTAGTGATAGATCTTTTTATTTTTAATTCATCCATTATTACAGCCTTTAAATTCACCCTAATTCCACCTTTCATCTATATCTAAACAAAAAATGTCTCGACCCTTAGCCAAGACATTTGTATAGACTTATTACTTATATGCCTTACAATCTCTCAGGATCATTTAAAGGGCTTTATAATATTTGATTTTTAAAGTTATATTATCATAAAACTTAATATATTTCAATACTTTTTTGTAAAAACCTGGTGTTATATTTTTCTTTACAGTTTATTTTTATCACACTGTATCCTAATAAAAAAATTACACTGCCAAAATAGTTAATTTGACAGTATGATTATAATATCTAAATGATTATAATATCTAAAAAATTTAATTATTATAAGAAAGGTCTAACAAAATAAAAATCTATAATAGTCATTAAAATACTAAATAAAAATGCCAAACTTATAATAATTATATTAATTTTTTTGTAAATATACATAACTCCTATATATTCACGAATAAGTGCATTAAGTGAGAAATATAGTTTAGTTTTAGAACCTGCACCATCACATTCTAATCCTACTATTCTAGCCCATATTAAAGAACGGAATAGATGAAAATTATTAGTTACTACAATGCATCTATATTGTTTTTTTCTTATGCCATAATCCTCTTCTAAAAGTTTTTTTGAATTAGATAGATTCTCATAGGTATTTACTGCCTGATCCTCAATTATCATATGCTCAATTGGAAT contains the following coding sequences:
- a CDS encoding DUF1097 domain-containing protein, yielding MSLLMCISISVGILSGLWRWLSSNFGLITWVGFIGCTSYYATGGKLQGLKKSVATNMTGVLWAMLIIITSSYLGFSLAGAIMTGIFSFVMCAQARFELLFFIPGTFCGSCSTFGVNGNWQGVIIALWSNFRLYF
- the preA gene encoding NAD-dependent dihydropyrimidine dehydrogenase subunit PreA, with translation MKRRDLSIEFCGVKCENPFFLSSSPVGNCYEMCAKALETGWGGIVFKTIGFFIANEVSPRFTNLEKEGAPFLGFKNMEQIAEHSLEENLEAMKKLKQNYPNKVLVASIMGQNEEEWKELARLVTEVGADIIECNFSCPQMTSSAMGSDVGQNPQLVKKYCEAVRRGTDIPILAKMTPNIGDMSVPAIASIEGGATGIATINTIKCITGVDLNKFIGYPIVNGKSSISGYSGKAVKPIALRFIQQLVTDERLKDIPISGIGGIETWEDAAEFILLGSRNLQVTTAIMQYGYRIVEDMIEGLSYYMEEKGFEKLEDMVGLANKNIIPAEDLDRGYIVYPKFNEENCVGCGRCYISCYDGGHQAIKWDVENRKPILEKENCVGCHLCANVCPVQCISKGEIEFKKDEIARKVIL
- a CDS encoding FAD-dependent oxidoreductase, with translation MENKLIYMKEREEVFTPLLAIEEASRCLLCHDAPCTKACPAGTDPGKFIRSLRFRNFKGAVTTIRENNILGGVCARVCPTDKYCEGACSRCGIDKPIQIGKLQRYLTDYEQSIGIKALEAIKATKEKVAIIGSGPSGLAAAAELALEGYKITVFEARNQLGGWLTYGIPEDRLPHSVVENEIGYIKNLGVHFRTNCKVGRDVNIDDLRKEGFEAFLVAVGMQKSKDVEIKGNDLEGVIAGTDFLAEVKTSKGKVEVGSKVIVIGGGDVAMDCAVTAKLLGAEDVKIVYRRTIEKMPADRKEITYTQDLNIPIFTGLKPAEIIGQAGKVARFKATGMFDDSELNLPVDKIIFAIGQEAEEIKELKEAVKEVAATKEVTTVEFNEKGTIETVDYSTNIEGIFASGDIIEGDKTVVNAVKEGKEAAKAIVKYLLAKKEGVR
- the pyrR gene encoding bifunctional pyr operon transcriptional regulator/uracil phosphoribosyltransferase PyrR; its protein translation is MNLKAVIMDELKIKRSITRISHEIIEKNKGGQDIILVGIKRRGVPIAKRIAENIKNFEGIDIPVGILDISLYRDDLSELSQDPIVKNNKLDIDIKDKKIILVDDVIYTGRTVRAAIQAIFDNGRPGKIQLAVLVDRGHRELPIRPDYVGKNIPTSLSEAILVELNEIDANDSVKILVHPLYR